A DNA window from Coffea arabica cultivar ET-39 chromosome 6c, Coffea Arabica ET-39 HiFi, whole genome shotgun sequence contains the following coding sequences:
- the LOC113693533 gene encoding uncharacterized protein — MLRETMGKLCSKGFDKGTSHRKAPPPVWCPLRCTLDELYNGVEKTIKFPGGRMKLLPDPGVIAPNADPETLVVEIPAGAKNGLKIVYPRRVILDDRKVPRDVIVDVIEEPHAEFHRQGNDLWAIRKIPLMEYVTNEALTIETLDKRLLTVPKIEPGCVIEIPNEGMPCWHGIGETGSIFVSFEVIYPKNLSLTREEKDELKKLLAKEENNV; from the exons ATGTTGAGAGAAACCATGGGGAAGTTATGCTCGAAAGGTTTCGACAAGGGCACCAGCCATAGGAAAGCACCACCTCCGGTTTGGTGCCCATTGAGGTGCACTCTAGACGAGCTCTACAATGGAGTGGAAAAGACGATCAAGTTTCCCGGAGGACGCATGAAGCTCCTCCCTGATCCTGG CGTGATAGCACCGAATGCGGATCCGGAGACACTTGTGGTGGAAATCCCAGCGGGTGCAAAGAACGGCTTGAAAATTGTATATCCGCGCAGGGTCATTCTAGACGACAGAAAGGTCCCCAGGGATGTGATCGTTGACGTGATAGAAGAGCCTCATGCTGAATTCCACAGGCAGGGCAATGATTTGTGGGCTATAAGGAAAATTCCGCTGATGGAATACGTTACCAATGAAGCCCTTACAATCGAAACATTGGATAAGCGTCTTCTAACTGTTCCGAAGATAGAACCTGGGTGTGTTATAGAGATTCCCAACGAAGGCATGCCTTGTTGGCACGGTATCGGGGAGACAGGCTCCATATTTGTCAGCTTTGAAGTTATCTACCCAAAGAATCTGAGTTtgacaagagaagaaaaagatgaactcaaaaagttGCTGGCTAAGGAGGAGAATAATGTGTGA